The following DNA comes from candidate division KSB1 bacterium.
GAATACAGAATTTGACTACCATCGGGGGACCAGTTAGGGCTCCAATCGGGTCCTGGAGTTGATACGATTTTGTAAGTGGTATCTGCCACTAAATCGAGGATAAAAATATCAGTGGTGTAAAAATTGATACGATCCGGATTCTCTGCAGCATTGAAGGCAATCTTATTTCCGTCGGGAGACCACGAGAATCCGCCAACACTAAAGGTTTTGCCATTGGTCTTTTGATCTCCTTTAACCGGTTCTTTTAAAGCATCGGATATTTCAAATGTCCATAAATGCGAATGGCTATATTCTTTACGAACCACTGAAAATCCACCCATATGATCTTTTCTTCCCTTTGCATATTTGGATTCAGGCTCGGTTGCTGTAAAAGCAATCTTTTCCCCATCCGACGACCATTCATAATTGGAAACACCGCTTTCGGAATCTGTTAAACGGACCGCTTCCCCACCATTGGGCCGAATCGCGAAAATTTGGTTTTTGTCCTTGCTGCGATTCGAGGTAAAGGCCAGCCATTTTGAATCCGGCGACCACTTCGGATTGGATGTCGATTTTTTTCCACTCGTTAATTGAAATGTATCTCCGCTTGAAACATTTGCCAACCAGATGTGGGTAATATTGGCATTCTCCTCAAAATCAGCTCCTCTTACCGTATATGCCACAAAATTTCCATCCGGTGAAATTCTAACCGAACCCACAGATTTCACTTTGATGAGTTCATCGATAGTGGGAACGTGTTTGCTGTCTTTTGCAAAAAGGGATGATGAAAACAAAAGGATAAAAAGTATGATTCGCTTCGTCATTTTTTCTCCTAGTTTGATTGAATTTACCTGTTAATATCAGCAACACATTAGCAGCCGGTTGGATTGGGTGGTTATACGTTTTGTTTGAAAATGGGATGATCATTATTTAGTTCTAGCAAATCCCAAAGATTGCCATATAAATCTTCGAAAACAGCTACCGTACCGTAAGACTCCTTCTTAGGATCTCTAACAAATTTTATCTCCTCAGAAACCATTTCATTATAGTCACGCCAGAAATCAGTATGGAGAAATAGAAAAACCCTTCCACCTGCTTGATTTCCCACAAACGCTTCCTGTTCAGGTTTTGAAGCTCTGGCAAGCAACAATGTTGTACCGCTAGATCCGGGAGGAGAAACTACAACCCAACGTTTATCTTGCTCGGGTTGATAAGCGTCCTCGACCAAAGTGAAATGAAGTTTCTTGGTATAAAACTCAATTGCCTCATCGTAATCCCTAACGAGCAAAGCAACATGAACAATTGACTGCCTCATTACTTCCTCTTTAAAACTCGTCTACTAAGTTCGTCGAGGAGTTACACTCCTCGACTTAAAACAAAGTAACGTTCTATCCCATTACATCAAAGTCTATTCAATAATTGAATGATCCTCCAAAATATAATTTCTAGCGCTTGAGTACAGCAAATCTTAAGGCTTGCTACAAGCTTTCCGAATTGTGATTCACCTCTACAATCAAATTTCCAAATTTCGAGGATTATCTTTACCCGGTGAGATATTCCTAGATTTATTATCCTGGAACAAACCAATCAAAATCGTCTGTCTAGCGGGATGAATCTTCATCCCAATTAAAAGGATTATCATAAATGTATTCACGAATGTGATTTTATTTCTTTTTTGTTACGAATAATAAATAGTTTATTGCCAAACAACATGCACATCCCGGGAGTCAACTACTGCGCCGCCGCCAAAGCAAACAACAAATCCACATAACTCTTCTCGATTTCCGCCAGTCCGGCAACACTGGAACCTTCCGCCGGTTCGATAACCATGTACTCGTTTGGAGCATGGGCGCCAGAGCCATGGCCGAGTCCGTTAAAAACCAGCGGTAATCCGAGACGTTCCGTAAACTGGTAGAACGGCGCACTTCCGGCCAGTCGCGGCCAAATCTCTTTTGTACTGCGCCATTTATTAAAAACGCTGATTGCTGCTTGCACAAGGGGTGCTTCAACAGATGTTTGAGCCGCAGGATAGCTGGAAAGTTTCCGTAATTCAATATCGGCGAAGCCGTGTTTGTCGAGATGAGCCCGAACCAGCTCCAGGGAATGATCCGGATCGACGTTTGGCGGCAACCTGGAATCGACCTTCGCAGTAGCCACATGCGGCAAGATGGTCTTCACACCTTCTCCGGTGTAGCCGCCCCAGATGCCGTCAACATTGAGTGTCACTTCGTACAGATAACGCAGAAGCGCCTCTTCACCGCTAATGCCATCAATCCACTTTTCGACATTGAGCAGCTTCTTGATCCCGGCTTCATCCCAATTTTTCAGCGCGCCATTGATGAGACGC
Coding sequences within:
- a CDS encoding PD40 domain-containing protein, giving the protein MTKRIILFILLFSSSLFAKDSKHVPTIDELIKVKSVGSVRISPDGNFVAYTVRGADFEENANITHIWLANVSSGDTFQLTSGKKSTSNPKWSPDSKWLAFTSNRSKDKNQIFAIRPNGGEAVRLTDSESGVSNYEWSSDGEKIAFTATEPESKYAKGRKDHMGGFSVVRKEYSHSHLWTFEISDALKEPVKGDQKTNGKTFSVGGFSWSPDGNKIAFNAAENPDRINFYTTDIFILDLVADTTYKIVSTPGPDWSPNWSPDGSQILYSTYSGKELYYAYNRNFAIIPADGGNPKIVTARCVNVLEFRSLSI
- a CDS encoding VOC family protein, producing the protein MRQSIVHVALLVRDYDEAIEFYTKKLHFTLVEDAYQPEQDKRWVVVSPPGSSGTTLLLARASKPEQEAFVGNQAGGRVFLFLHTDFWRDYNEMVSEEIKFVRDPKKESYGTVAVFEDLYGNLWDLLELNNDHPIFKQNV